One part of the Pseudomonas sp. MYb118 genome encodes these proteins:
- a CDS encoding phasin family protein has product MAGKKNTDKEGSSWIGKVEDYSRKIWLAGLGVYSKIDTDGSKLFDALVKDGEKAEKLTKSAVGKGVDAAKDSASSAKSRISGVKDRALGKWDELEGAFDKRLNSAISRLGVPSRNEVKALHSKVDTLTKQIEKLTGAKVAPVAAKTAAAKPAAKPAAKPLVKAAAKPAAKPAAKTAAAKPAAKTAAAKPAAAKPAAKPVAAKAAAKPAAKPAAKPAAKPAAKTAAAKPAAAKPAAKPAAAKPAAKPAAAKPAAKPAAKPAAAKKPAVKKPAAPKAAAPKPAVAAAKPATPAPVASTTNSAAAPTPAVTPTAASAPSTPTSQS; this is encoded by the coding sequence ATGGCTGGTAAAAAGAACACCGATAAAGAAGGCAGCTCGTGGATCGGGAAAGTCGAAGACTACTCCCGCAAGATCTGGCTGGCTGGTTTAGGCGTGTACTCGAAGATCGACACTGACGGCAGCAAACTCTTCGATGCATTGGTCAAAGACGGCGAGAAAGCCGAGAAGCTCACCAAGAGCGCTGTCGGCAAAGGTGTCGATGCCGCCAAGGACTCCGCGTCCTCGGCAAAATCTCGCATTTCCGGTGTGAAAGACCGTGCGCTGGGCAAGTGGGATGAGCTCGAAGGTGCTTTCGACAAGCGCCTCAACAGCGCCATTTCGCGCCTGGGCGTGCCTAGCCGCAATGAGGTGAAGGCGCTGCACAGCAAGGTCGACACCCTGACCAAGCAGATCGAAAAACTCACCGGCGCCAAGGTGGCCCCTGTTGCGGCGAAAACCGCAGCGGCCAAGCCTGCGGCTAAACCGGCTGCCAAGCCACTGGTGAAAGCGGCTGCCAAACCTGCTGCCAAGCCTGCTGCGAAAACTGCCGCCGCCAAGCCAGCAGCAAAAACCGCTGCGGCCAAACCGGCAGCAGCCAAGCCAGCTGCCAAACCGGTAGCCGCCAAGGCCGCCGCCAAACCTGCGGCAAAACCTGCCGCCAAGCCGGCCGCTAAACCGGCTGCCAAGACTGCAGCGGCCAAACCTGCTGCCGCCAAGCCCGCCGCGAAACCTGCCGCAGCCAAACCTGCTGCCAAGCCAGCGGCTGCGAAGCCGGCGGCCAAGCCAGCGGCAAAACCAGCTGCGGCGAAAAAACCAGCAGTGAAAAAACCGGCGGCGCCGAAAGCCGCTGCGCCAAAACCAGCAGTGGCTGCCGCCAAACCGGCAACTCCGGCGCCAGTGGCCAGCACCACCAACTCCGCTGCCGCCCCAACGCCTGCTGTCACCCCGACTGCCGCGTCAGCTCCATCGACGCCAACCAGTCAGTCCTGA
- a CDS encoding TetR/AcrR family transcriptional regulator, which translates to MKTRDRILECALQLFNQKGEPNVSTMEVANEMGISPGNLYYHFHGKEPLILGLFERFQAELAPLLDPPADVELAPEDYWLFLHLIVERLSHYRFLFQDLSNLAGRLPKLAKGIRNLLNALKRTLASLLARLKAQGQLVSDTQALGQLVEQITMTLLFSLDYQRIIDREGEVRLVVYQIMMLVAPHLLPPVKAATEQMALQYLEEHE; encoded by the coding sequence ATGAAAACCCGCGACCGGATCCTCGAATGTGCCCTGCAACTGTTCAACCAGAAGGGCGAACCGAACGTCTCCACCATGGAAGTTGCCAACGAAATGGGCATCAGCCCCGGCAACCTCTACTACCACTTCCACGGCAAGGAACCGCTGATCCTGGGGCTGTTCGAGCGCTTCCAGGCCGAACTCGCACCGTTGCTCGACCCGCCCGCCGATGTCGAGCTGGCACCGGAAGACTACTGGCTGTTCCTGCACCTGATCGTCGAGCGCCTGTCGCACTACCGGTTTTTGTTTCAGGACCTGTCGAACCTGGCCGGGCGCCTGCCGAAACTGGCCAAGGGCATCCGCAACCTGCTCAACGCCCTCAAGCGTACCCTGGCGTCGCTGCTGGCGCGGTTGAAGGCGCAGGGGCAACTGGTCAGCGACACCCAGGCATTGGGGCAGTTGGTGGAGCAGATCACCATGACGCTGCTGTTCTCGCTGGACTACCAGCGCATCATTGATCGTGAGGGAGAAGTCAGGCTGGTGGTCTACCAGATCATGATGCTGGTGGCCCCGCACCTGCTGCCGCCGGTCAAGGCCGCGACCGAGCAGATGGCGTTGCAGTATCTGGAGGAGCATGAATAA
- the phaC gene encoding class II poly(R)-hydroxyalkanoic acid synthase, with product MRDKPAREVLPTPAAFINAQSAITGLRGRDLVSTLRSVAAHGLRNPLHSAKHALKLGGQLGRVLLGETLHPTNPRDSRFSDPAWSLNPFYRRSLQAYLSWQKQVTSWIDESEMTPDDRVRAHFVFSLLSDAASPSNTLLNPLAVKEIFNSGGNSLVRGISHLVDDLLHNDALPRQVTKQAFEVGKTVATTAGAVVFRNELLELIQYKPMSEKQYSRPLLVVPPQINKYYIFDLSPANSFVQYALKNGLQTFMISWRNPDVRHREWGLSSYVEAVEEAMNVCRAITGAREVNLMGACAGGLTIAALQGHLQAKRQMRRVASATYLVSLLDSQMDSPATLFADEQTLEASKRRSYQKGVLDGRDMAKVFAWMRPNDLIWSYFVNNYLLGKEPPAFDILYWNNDTTRLPAALHGDLLDFFKHNPLGHPGGLEVCGTPIDLQKVTVDSFSVAGINDHITPWDAVYRSTLLLGGERRFVLANSGHVQSILNPPSNPKANYIESSKLSSDPRAWYYDAKQVDGSWWPQWLTWIQERSGTQKETHMALGNPNYPPMEAAPGTYVRVR from the coding sequence ATGCGCGACAAGCCAGCAAGGGAGGTTTTGCCGACTCCCGCCGCGTTCATCAACGCACAGAGTGCCATCACCGGCCTGCGTGGCCGGGATCTGGTTTCAACCCTGCGCAGTGTGGCCGCCCACGGCTTGCGCAATCCGTTGCACAGTGCCAAGCATGCCCTGAAGCTGGGCGGGCAACTGGGCCGGGTACTGCTGGGCGAAACCCTGCACCCGACCAATCCGCGGGACAGTCGCTTCAGCGACCCGGCCTGGAGCCTCAATCCGTTTTATCGACGCAGCCTGCAGGCGTACCTGAGCTGGCAGAAACAGGTCACCAGCTGGATCGACGAAAGCGAGATGACCCCGGACGATCGCGTCCGCGCCCACTTCGTGTTCTCGCTGCTCAGCGATGCCGCGTCGCCCTCCAACACCTTGCTCAACCCGCTGGCGGTCAAGGAAATCTTCAACTCCGGCGGCAACAGCCTGGTGCGTGGCATCAGCCATCTGGTCGATGATCTGCTGCACAACGACGCCCTGCCCAGGCAGGTGACCAAACAGGCTTTCGAGGTCGGTAAAACCGTGGCCACCACCGCGGGCGCCGTGGTGTTTCGCAACGAGTTGCTGGAGCTGATCCAGTACAAGCCGATGAGCGAGAAGCAGTATTCCAGGCCACTGCTGGTGGTGCCGCCGCAGATCAACAAGTACTACATTTTCGACCTGAGCCCGGCCAACAGCTTCGTCCAGTACGCCCTGAAAAACGGCTTGCAGACCTTCATGATCAGTTGGCGCAACCCGGATGTGCGTCATCGCGAATGGGGCCTGTCGAGCTATGTCGAGGCCGTGGAAGAAGCGATGAACGTGTGCCGGGCGATCACCGGCGCCCGCGAGGTGAACCTGATGGGCGCCTGCGCTGGCGGACTGACCATCGCCGCGCTGCAAGGTCACCTGCAAGCCAAGCGGCAGATGCGCCGGGTCGCGAGCGCCACTTACCTGGTGAGCCTGCTCGACAGCCAGATGGACAGCCCCGCCACCCTGTTCGCCGACGAGCAGACCCTGGAAGCGTCGAAGCGGCGTTCCTATCAGAAGGGCGTGCTGGACGGCCGCGACATGGCCAAGGTGTTCGCCTGGATGCGCCCCAACGACTTGATCTGGAGCTACTTCGTCAACAACTACCTGCTGGGCAAGGAGCCACCGGCGTTCGACATCCTCTACTGGAACAACGACACCACGCGCTTGCCGGCAGCCCTGCACGGCGACTTGCTGGACTTCTTCAAGCACAACCCGCTGGGCCATCCGGGTGGCCTTGAAGTGTGCGGCACACCGATCGACCTGCAGAAGGTCACCGTCGACAGCTTCAGCGTGGCCGGCATCAACGACCACATCACACCCTGGGACGCGGTGTATCGCTCGACGTTATTGCTGGGCGGCGAGCGCCGCTTCGTGCTGGCCAACAGCGGCCACGTGCAAAGCATCCTCAACCCGCCGTCGAACCCCAAGGCCAACTACATCGAAAGCAGCAAGCTGAGCAGCGACCCGCGTGCCTGGTATTACGACGCCAAGCAGGTCGACGGCAGCTGGTGGCCACAATGGCTGACCTGGATCCAGGAACGTTCCGGTACACAAAAGGAAACCCACATGGCCCTCGGCAACCCGAACTATCCACCGATGGAGGCGGCACCCGGCACCTACGTGCGTGTGCGCTGA
- the phaZ gene encoding poly(3-hydroxyalkanoate) depolymerase encodes MPQPYIFRTVDLDGQTLRTAVRPGKSHMTPLLIFNGIGANLELVFPFVAALDPDLEVIAFDVPGVGGSSTPNKPYRFPGLAKLTARMLDYLDYGQVNVIGVSWGGALAQQFAHDYPERCKKLVLAATAAGAVMVPGKPKVLWMMASPRRYIQPSHVIRIAPMIYGGSFRRDPTLAASHAAKVRSAGKLGYYWQLFAGLGWTSIHWLHKIHQPTLVLAGDDDPLIPLINMRMLAWRIPNTQLHIIDDGHLFLITRAEAVAPIIMKFLQEERQRAVMHPHPAPLGS; translated from the coding sequence ATGCCGCAACCGTACATTTTTCGTACCGTCGACCTGGATGGCCAGACCCTCCGGACGGCAGTGCGCCCCGGCAAGTCTCACATGACGCCCTTGCTGATTTTCAACGGCATCGGTGCCAACCTCGAGCTGGTGTTTCCGTTCGTCGCGGCGCTGGACCCGGACCTCGAAGTGATCGCCTTCGACGTCCCGGGCGTCGGCGGCTCATCGACGCCGAACAAGCCGTACCGTTTTCCGGGACTGGCCAAGCTGACGGCGCGGATGCTCGACTACCTCGACTACGGCCAGGTCAACGTGATTGGAGTGTCTTGGGGTGGCGCCCTCGCCCAGCAGTTCGCCCACGACTACCCGGAACGCTGCAAGAAACTGGTGCTGGCCGCCACGGCGGCCGGTGCGGTGATGGTGCCGGGCAAACCGAAAGTGTTGTGGATGATGGCCAGTCCACGGCGCTACATCCAGCCGTCCCACGTGATCCGGATTGCGCCGATGATCTACGGCGGCTCGTTCCGTCGCGACCCGACGCTCGCCGCCAGCCATGCGGCAAAAGTGCGTTCGGCGGGCAAGCTCGGTTACTACTGGCAACTGTTCGCCGGCCTCGGCTGGACCAGCATCCACTGGCTGCACAAGATCCATCAGCCGACCCTGGTGCTGGCCGGCGACGACGACCCGCTGATCCCGCTGATCAACATGCGCATGCTGGCCTGGCGCATTCCCAATACCCAGTTGCACATCATCGACGACGGCCATCTGTTCCTGATTACCCGCGCCGAAGCCGTGGCGCCGATCATCATGAAATTCCTCCAGGAAGAACGGCAACGCGCCGTGATGCACCCCCATCCGGCGCCACTGGGCAGTTAG
- the phaC gene encoding class II poly(R)-hydroxyalkanoic acid synthase: MSKQNNDDLKFQASENTLGLNPVVGLRGKDLLASARMVLRQAIKQPIHSAKHVAHFGLELKNVLLGKSELQPAGDDRRFVDPAWSQNPLYKRYLQTYLAWRKELHDWIDDSSLSPNDASRGHFVINLMTEAMAPTNSAANPAAVKRFFETGGKSLLDGLSNLAKDLVHNNGMPSQVNMGAFEVGKTLGVTEGAVVFRNDVLELIQYKPITEQVHERPLLVVPPQINKFYVFDLSPEKSLARFCLRSNVQTFIVSWRNPTKEQREWGLSTYIEALKEAVDVVTAITGSKDVNMLGACSGGITCTALLGHYAAIGENKVNALTLLVSVLDTTLDTDVALFVNEQTLEAAKRHSYQAGVLEGKDMAKVFAWMRPNDLIWNYWVNNYLLGNEPPVFDILFWNNDTTRLPAAFHGDLIEMFKSNPLIRPNALEVCGTPIDLKQVKADIFSLAGTTDHITPWKCCYKSAQLFGGNVEFVLSSSGHIQSILNPPGNPKSRYMTNSETTTSAEEWQENSTKHTDSWWLHWQAWQAARSGEMKKAPAKLGNKAYPAGEAAPGTYVHER, translated from the coding sequence ATGAGTAAACAGAATAACGATGACTTGAAGTTTCAGGCCTCGGAAAACACCTTGGGGTTGAATCCTGTCGTTGGGCTGCGTGGAAAGGATCTACTGGCTTCTGCTCGAATGGTACTCAGGCAAGCGATCAAGCAACCGATCCACAGCGCCAAGCATGTCGCGCATTTCGGCCTTGAACTCAAGAACGTCCTGCTCGGCAAGTCCGAGCTGCAACCGGCAGGCGATGACCGTCGCTTCGTCGACCCGGCCTGGAGCCAGAACCCGCTCTACAAACGTTATCTGCAAACTTACCTGGCGTGGCGCAAGGAGCTCCACGACTGGATCGACGACAGCAGCCTGTCGCCCAACGATGCCAGCCGCGGCCACTTCGTGATCAATCTCATGACCGAAGCCATGGCACCGACCAACAGCGCAGCCAACCCGGCGGCGGTCAAGCGCTTCTTCGAAACCGGCGGCAAGAGCCTGCTCGACGGTCTTTCCAACCTCGCCAAAGACTTGGTGCACAACAACGGCATGCCCAGCCAGGTCAACATGGGCGCCTTCGAGGTCGGCAAGACCCTGGGCGTGACCGAGGGCGCGGTGGTGTTCCGCAATGACGTGCTGGAGCTGATCCAGTACAAGCCCATCACCGAGCAGGTGCACGAGCGCCCATTGCTGGTGGTGCCGCCGCAGATCAACAAATTCTACGTCTTCGATCTGAGCCCGGAAAAAAGCCTGGCGCGCTTCTGCCTGCGCAGCAATGTGCAGACCTTCATCGTCAGCTGGCGCAACCCGACCAAGGAGCAGCGCGAGTGGGGACTGTCGACCTACATCGAGGCGCTCAAGGAAGCGGTCGATGTGGTTACGGCCATCACCGGCAGCAAGGACGTGAACATGCTCGGCGCCTGCTCCGGCGGCATCACCTGCACCGCACTGCTGGGCCACTACGCCGCGATCGGCGAGAACAAGGTCAACGCCCTGACCCTACTGGTGAGCGTGCTCGACACCACCCTGGACACCGACGTCGCCCTGTTCGTCAACGAACAGACCCTGGAAGCCGCCAAGCGCCACTCCTACCAGGCCGGCGTGCTGGAAGGCAAAGACATGGCGAAAGTCTTCGCCTGGATGCGCCCCAACGACCTGATCTGGAACTACTGGGTCAACAACTACCTGCTGGGCAACGAACCGCCGGTGTTCGACATCCTGTTCTGGAACAACGACACCACGCGCCTGCCGGCGGCGTTCCACGGCGACCTGATCGAAATGTTCAAGAGCAACCCGTTGATCCGCCCCAATGCCCTGGAAGTGTGCGGCACGCCAATCGACCTCAAGCAGGTCAAGGCCGACATCTTTTCCCTGGCTGGCACCACCGATCACATCACGCCGTGGAAGTGCTGCTACAAGTCGGCGCAGCTGTTTGGCGGCAACGTCGAGTTCGTGCTGTCCAGCAGCGGGCACATCCAGAGCATCCTCAACCCGCCGGGCAACCCGAAGTCGCGCTACATGACCAACAGCGAAACCACGACCTCGGCCGAAGAGTGGCAGGAAAACTCGACCAAGCACACGGACTCCTGGTGGCTGCACTGGCAGGCCTGGCAGGCCGCGCGCTCGGGTGAAATGAAAAAGGCCCCGGCGAAGCTGGGCAACAAGGCGTATCCGGCGGGCGAAGCTGCGCCGGGGACTTACGTACACGAACGATAG
- a CDS encoding gamma-butyrobetaine hydroxylase-like domain-containing protein — translation MLPTDIKLHKASKTLSLKYASGEEHHLPAEFLRVHSPSAEVQGHGKPILQFGKIGVGLTKVEPAGQYALKLTFDDGHDSGLFTWDYLYQLGVRQEDLWNDYLAELKAAGKSRDPNESIVKLML, via the coding sequence ATGCTCCCCACCGACATCAAGCTGCACAAAGCCTCGAAAACCCTGTCGCTCAAATACGCCTCGGGCGAGGAACATCACCTGCCCGCCGAATTCCTGCGCGTGCACTCTCCTTCCGCCGAGGTCCAGGGCCACGGCAAGCCCATCCTGCAATTTGGCAAGATCGGCGTAGGTCTGACCAAGGTCGAACCGGCCGGCCAGTACGCACTGAAACTGACCTTCGACGACGGCCACGACAGCGGCCTGTTCACCTGGGACTACCTGTACCAGTTGGGCGTTCGTCAGGAAGATTTGTGGAACGATTATCTGGCCGAGTTGAAAGCGGCCGGTAAAAGTCGCGACCCGAACGAGTCCATCGTCAAGCTGATGCTCTAG
- the hslU gene encoding ATP-dependent protease ATPase subunit HslU: MSMTPREIVHELNRHIIGQDDAKRAVAIALRNRWRRMQLPEELRVEVTPKNILMIGPTGVGKTEIARRLAKLANAPFIKVEATKFTEVGYVGRDVESIIRDLADAAIKLLREQEMTKVRHRAEDAAEERILDALLPPARSFNEEAAPSADSNTRQLFRKRLREGQLDDKEIEIEVAENSGVDISAPPGMEEMTNQLQSLFANMGKGKRKSRKLKVKEALKMVRDEEASRLVNDEELKAKALEAVEQHGIVFIDEIDKVAKRGNAGGVDVSREGVQRDLLPLIEGCTVNTKLGMVKTDHILFIASGAFHLSKPSDLVPELQGRLPIRVELKALTPEDFERILSEPHASLTEQYCALLKTEGLGVEFQPDGIKRIAEIAWQVNEKTENIGARRLHTLLERLLEEVSFSAGDLASAHDGKVIQIDADYVNSHLGELAQNEDLSRYIL; this comes from the coding sequence ATGTCAATGACTCCCCGCGAAATCGTCCACGAACTCAATCGCCATATCATCGGCCAGGACGATGCCAAGCGCGCCGTCGCCATTGCCCTGCGCAACCGCTGGCGTCGGATGCAGCTGCCTGAAGAGCTGCGCGTTGAAGTAACGCCCAAGAACATCCTGATGATCGGCCCGACCGGTGTCGGTAAAACCGAGATCGCCCGTCGTCTGGCCAAGCTGGCCAACGCGCCGTTCATCAAGGTCGAAGCGACCAAGTTCACCGAAGTCGGTTATGTCGGCCGTGATGTCGAGTCGATCATCCGTGACCTCGCCGACGCCGCGATCAAGCTGCTGCGCGAACAGGAAATGACCAAGGTTCGCCATCGCGCCGAAGACGCCGCCGAAGAGCGCATCCTCGACGCCCTGCTGCCGCCGGCCCGCAGCTTCAACGAGGAAGCCGCGCCGTCGGCCGATTCCAACACCCGCCAGCTGTTCCGCAAGCGCCTGCGCGAAGGCCAGCTGGATGACAAGGAGATCGAAATCGAAGTCGCCGAAAACTCCGGCGTCGATATCTCCGCGCCACCGGGCATGGAAGAAATGACCAACCAGTTGCAGAGCCTGTTCGCCAACATGGGCAAGGGCAAGCGCAAGAGCCGCAAGCTCAAGGTCAAGGAAGCGCTGAAGATGGTCCGCGACGAAGAAGCGAGCCGTCTGGTCAACGACGAAGAGCTCAAGGCCAAGGCCCTGGAAGCGGTCGAGCAGCACGGCATCGTGTTCATCGACGAAATCGACAAGGTCGCCAAGCGCGGTAACGCAGGCGGCGTCGACGTGTCCCGCGAAGGCGTACAGCGCGACTTGCTGCCTCTGATCGAAGGCTGCACGGTCAACACCAAGCTGGGCATGGTCAAGACCGACCACATCCTGTTCATTGCCTCCGGTGCGTTCCACCTGAGCAAGCCGAGCGATCTGGTGCCCGAGCTGCAAGGCCGCCTGCCGATCCGTGTAGAACTCAAGGCGCTGACGCCGGAAGACTTCGAACGCATCCTCAGCGAGCCGCATGCCTCGCTCACCGAGCAATATTGCGCGCTGCTGAAAACCGAAGGCCTGGGCGTCGAGTTCCAGCCGGACGGCATCAAGCGCATCGCCGAGATCGCCTGGCAGGTCAACGAGAAAACCGAGAACATCGGTGCGCGTCGCCTACACACGCTGCTCGAACGCCTGCTCGAGGAAGTGTCGTTCAGCGCCGGCGACCTGGCTAGCGCCCATGACGGCAAGGTGATCCAGATCGACGCCGACTACGTCAACAGCCACTTGGGCGAATTGGCGCAGAACGAAGACCTGTCCCGTTATATCCTGTAG
- the hslV gene encoding ATP-dependent protease subunit HslV: MTTIVSVRRHGKVVMGGDGQVSLGNTVMKGNAKKVRRLYHGQVIAGFAGATADAFTLFERFEGQLEKHQGHLIRAAVELAKEWRTDRSLSRLEAMLAVANKDASLIITGNGDVVEPEDGLIAMGSGGAYAQAAASALLKKTDLSAREIVETALGIAGDICVFTNHTQTIEEQDLAE, encoded by the coding sequence TTGACCACCATCGTTTCAGTTCGCCGCCACGGCAAAGTCGTCATGGGCGGCGACGGCCAGGTTTCTCTCGGCAATACCGTGATGAAAGGCAACGCGAAAAAAGTTCGCCGCCTGTACCACGGCCAGGTCATTGCCGGGTTTGCCGGCGCCACCGCTGACGCCTTTACCCTCTTCGAACGTTTCGAAGGCCAGCTCGAGAAACATCAGGGTCACCTGATTCGCGCCGCCGTCGAACTGGCCAAGGAATGGCGCACCGACCGCTCCCTGAGCCGCCTCGAAGCGATGCTCGCGGTCGCCAACAAGGATGCTTCCCTGATCATCACCGGCAACGGCGACGTGGTCGAACCCGAAGACGGCCTGATCGCCATGGGGTCCGGCGGTGCTTATGCACAGGCTGCCGCCAGCGCCCTGCTGAAAAAGACCGACCTGTCGGCCCGTGAAATCGTCGAGACCGCCCTTGGTATCGCCGGCGACATCTGTGTATTCACCAACCACACCCAGACCATTGAGGAGCAGGATCTCGCTGAGTAA
- a CDS encoding SPOR domain-containing protein, with amino-acid sequence MAAKKKPAPKRGASRYQAPAKQPIPGWLWMAIGLTVGAFIVFLMKLEPGKGSDSVKREKIEQQKATKIAEANKTPPSPTQPVKPKYDFYTLLPESEVIVPPDAVPEKTPPTPAVPTTPVTPAEAAKIDTARAQAALAGITPPPAPPVAKAAPVTKYFLQAGSFRKETDADKVRAQIILLGQAVAVESGTVKDETWYRVLVGPFSNREQLTTAQKQLAGAGFSNLLLQQRQSR; translated from the coding sequence TTGGCTGCCAAGAAAAAACCTGCACCCAAGCGTGGCGCCAGCCGTTACCAAGCTCCAGCGAAGCAACCGATCCCGGGTTGGCTGTGGATGGCCATCGGCCTGACGGTCGGCGCGTTCATCGTGTTCCTGATGAAGCTGGAGCCAGGCAAGGGCAGCGACAGCGTCAAGCGCGAGAAGATCGAGCAGCAGAAAGCCACCAAGATCGCCGAAGCCAACAAGACCCCGCCGAGCCCGACGCAACCGGTCAAGCCCAAGTACGACTTCTACACCCTGCTGCCGGAATCGGAAGTCATCGTGCCGCCGGATGCCGTGCCGGAGAAAACCCCGCCGACGCCAGCCGTGCCGACCACCCCGGTGACGCCAGCGGAAGCGGCGAAGATCGACACCGCACGCGCCCAGGCGGCGCTGGCCGGCATCACGCCACCGCCAGCCCCGCCGGTGGCCAAGGCGGCACCGGTGACCAAGTACTTCCTGCAAGCGGGCTCGTTCCGCAAGGAAACCGACGCCGACAAGGTGCGCGCGCAGATCATCCTGCTCGGCCAGGCCGTGGCGGTGGAGTCCGGTACGGTCAAGGACGAGACCTGGTATCGGGTACTGGTCGGGCCGTTCAGCAACCGCGAACAGCTGACCACGGCGCAGAAGCAATTGGCGGGAGCCGGGTTTAGCAACCTGTTGTTACAACAACGCCAGAGCCGCTGA
- the argS gene encoding arginine--tRNA ligase, translated as MKDTIRQLIQQAITQLVNEGVLPEGLSPAIQVENSRDKKNGDFASNIAMMLAKPAGMKPRDLAEKIIAALPADENVAKAEIAGPGFLNFFQNTQALAARLDAALADERIGVRKAGPAQRTVVDLSAPNLAKEMHVGHLRSTIIGDGVARVLEFLGDEVIRQNHVGDWGTQFGMLMAYLQENPITSNELSDLENFYRAAKQRFDESAEFADRARGLVVKLQAGDAECLALWTRFKDISLSHCQKIYELLNVKLTMADVMGESAYNDDLINVVNDLKAAGMLVESNGAQCVFLDEFKNADGDPLPVIIVKADGGYLYATTDLAAVRYRSGKLKADRALYFVDQRQALHFQQVFAVARKAGFVTHPMEMEHMGFGTMNGSDGRPFKTRDGGTVKLIDLLTEAQERAYTLVKDKNPELAEADLRSIAKVVGIDAVKYADLSKHRTSDYSFNFDLMLNFEGNTAPYLLYAYTRVAGVFRKLGKTFSEVEGQIVLEADQELELAARLAQFGEILNNVAEKGTPHTLCAYLYDVAGLFSSFYENCPILAADTPAQMQSRLRLAALTGRTLKQGLELLGLETLERM; from the coding sequence ATGAAAGACACCATTCGCCAGCTGATCCAACAAGCCATCACCCAACTCGTCAACGAAGGTGTGTTGCCTGAAGGCCTGTCGCCGGCGATCCAGGTGGAAAACTCGCGCGACAAGAAAAACGGCGATTTCGCCAGCAACATCGCCATGATGCTGGCCAAGCCGGCCGGCATGAAGCCGCGCGACCTGGCCGAGAAAATCATCGCCGCGCTGCCCGCCGACGAAAACGTGGCCAAGGCCGAAATCGCCGGCCCAGGCTTCCTCAACTTCTTCCAGAACACCCAGGCCCTGGCTGCCCGCCTGGACGCCGCCCTGGCCGACGAACGCATTGGCGTGCGCAAGGCCGGCCCTGCCCAGCGCACCGTGGTTGACCTGTCGGCGCCGAACCTGGCGAAGGAAATGCACGTCGGCCACTTGCGCTCGACCATCATTGGTGACGGCGTGGCTCGCGTGCTGGAATTCCTCGGCGACGAGGTAATCCGCCAGAACCACGTCGGCGACTGGGGCACGCAGTTCGGCATGCTGATGGCCTATCTGCAGGAAAACCCGATCACCAGCAACGAGCTGTCGGACCTGGAGAACTTCTACCGCGCCGCCAAGCAGCGTTTCGACGAGTCGGCCGAATTCGCCGACCGCGCCCGTGGCCTGGTGGTCAAGCTGCAGGCCGGCGACGCCGAGTGCCTGGCGCTGTGGACCCGGTTCAAGGACATCTCGCTGTCCCACTGCCAGAAGATCTACGAACTGCTCAACGTCAAGCTGACCATGGCCGACGTGATGGGCGAAAGCGCCTACAACGATGACCTGATCAACGTGGTCAACGACCTCAAGGCCGCCGGCATGCTGGTCGAAAGCAACGGCGCGCAGTGCGTGTTCCTCGATGAATTCAAGAATGCCGACGGCGACCCGCTGCCGGTGATCATCGTCAAGGCCGACGGCGGCTACCTCTATGCCACCACCGACCTGGCGGCCGTGCGTTATCGCAGCGGCAAGCTCAAGGCCGATCGCGCCCTGTACTTCGTCGACCAGCGCCAGGCCCTGCACTTCCAGCAAGTGTTCGCCGTGGCGCGCAAGGCCGGCTTCGTGACTCACCCGATGGAAATGGAACACATGGGCTTCGGCACCATGAACGGTTCCGACGGCCGTCCGTTCAAGACCCGTGACGGCGGCACCGTGAAGCTGATCGACCTGCTGACCGAAGCCCAGGAGCGCGCCTACACCCTGGTCAAGGACAAGAACCCGGAACTGGCCGAGGCCGACCTGCGCAGCATCGCCAAGGTGGTGGGCATCGACGCGGTGAAATACGCCGACCTGTCGAAACACCGCACCAGCGACTACAGCTTCAACTTCGACCTGATGCTCAACTTCGAAGGCAATACCGCGCCGTACCTGCTGTACGCCTACACCCGTGTGGCCGGTGTCTTCCGCAAGCTCGGCAAGACCTTCAGCGAAGTCGAAGGCCAGATCGTCCTCGAAGCCGACCAGGAACTGGAATTGGCCGCCCGCCTGGCGCAGTTTGGCGAAATCCTCAACAACGTCGCCGAGAAGGGCACGCCACACACCCTGTGCGCTTACCTGTACGACGTTGCCGGTCTGTTCTCCAGCTTCTACGAGAACTGCCCGATTCTCGCTGCCGACACTCCGGCACAGATGCAAAGCCGCCTGCGCCTGGCCGCACTGACCGGTCGCACTCTCAAGCAAGGCCTGGAACTCTTGGGTCTGGAAACTCTGGAGCGTATGTAA